The following coding sequences lie in one Erwinia amylovora genomic window:
- a CDS encoding minor fimbrial subunit faeH precursor: MSNRKYFISALSIIALSYSLLSRSEILDGGEIQFQGFVTDQAPKWTWQVASPEQNWAVDTADARHENGQLVLDLHDKSSLPFLEGHLHEVAERGGPGLTPVITFSSGGQPFLVAGGGSTRPQQFRASVPVRDPDTGNTVGQLFFTLDQGMAVSGGYQKESIMLPAGMSLVSGESVTAVQTATLPQGVMNRLPALLLMNSGFAHGMNVVSSGQVISQSVLADARVVDLAAAYASAISGLELRLPAEGTPARWHAGLNVTVTVQ, encoded by the coding sequence ATGAGCAACAGAAAATATTTCATTTCTGCTTTATCCATTATAGCGCTTTCTTATTCACTACTGTCCCGTTCAGAGATCCTCGACGGTGGTGAAATTCAGTTTCAGGGTTTTGTTACTGACCAGGCTCCTAAATGGACCTGGCAGGTGGCGTCGCCTGAACAGAACTGGGCGGTGGACACTGCCGATGCCCGCCACGAGAACGGCCAGCTTGTTTTGGACCTGCATGATAAAAGTTCGCTGCCATTTCTCGAAGGTCATCTGCATGAGGTGGCGGAGCGCGGTGGCCCTGGATTAACGCCTGTTATTACCTTCAGCAGTGGTGGTCAGCCTTTTCTGGTTGCTGGGGGGGGCAGCACCAGGCCACAACAATTCCGGGCTTCTGTTCCCGTGCGCGACCCGGATACTGGTAACACGGTAGGGCAACTCTTTTTCACCCTTGACCAGGGAATGGCAGTGAGTGGCGGCTACCAGAAAGAGAGCATCATGCTGCCAGCGGGTATGTCACTGGTCAGTGGGGAAAGCGTGACGGCTGTTCAGACGGCGACTTTACCCCAGGGAGTAATGAACCGTCTTCCTGCCCTGTTATTAATGAACAGTGGGTTTGCTCACGGAATGAATGTCGTCAGCAGTGGTCAGGTTATCAGCCAGAGCGTTTTGGCTGATGCGCGGGTGGTCGATTTGGCCGCTGCCTATGCTTCGGCCATATCAGGCCTGGAGTTGCGTCTGCCGGCCGAAGGCACACCGGCACGGTGGCATGCCGGGCTGAATGTGACCGTAACGGTGCAGTAA
- a CDS encoding fimbrial protein, with protein sequence MKKTLITLALVATAASGSAMAWTASGTGGNVELGGSLNPFDSETPWEVKVGDAMTALDAQVQKGQTKVDIKVNNPIPVLGIRTKEKNAFAGNSGYCPQINFGDAFEIEDFIQGKFTLTLPVKGMDDAKIGTMTAPFAVAGIMSFKSSGTGGATGMYAADVGDGFFGGLPLANYNHDPIGKMKIALGLMPDIANNFDKQGYELSGMDKVSFKYPSTLYSGFYASGIETGQTINISLDSPASADIPVRWKASMPVTVTYI encoded by the coding sequence ATGAAAAAGACACTAATTACACTGGCGCTGGTAGCAACAGCCGCTTCCGGCTCGGCCATGGCGTGGACTGCAAGCGGTACCGGCGGTAATGTTGAACTGGGTGGTTCACTGAATCCTTTTGACAGCGAGACCCCCTGGGAAGTGAAGGTGGGAGATGCGATGACCGCTTTGGATGCGCAGGTTCAGAAAGGTCAGACCAAGGTCGATATTAAGGTTAATAACCCAATCCCGGTTCTGGGTATTCGTACTAAGGAGAAAAATGCATTTGCGGGAAACTCAGGTTATTGCCCACAAATTAACTTCGGTGACGCATTTGAAATTGAAGATTTTATTCAAGGAAAATTCACACTGACTCTGCCCGTCAAAGGGATGGACGACGCTAAGATAGGGACCATGACAGCGCCATTCGCTGTGGCTGGCATTATGTCCTTCAAATCCTCTGGCACCGGTGGTGCTACCGGGATGTATGCCGCCGACGTTGGGGATGGATTCTTCGGCGGTTTGCCACTCGCTAATTATAATCATGATCCCATTGGTAAGATGAAGATTGCGCTGGGTTTAATGCCTGACATTGCAAATAACTTTGACAAGCAAGGCTATGAATTAAGTGGCATGGACAAGGTCAGTTTTAAGTATCCAAGTACCTTGTACAGTGGTTTTTATGCTTCCGGAATTGAAACGGGTCAGACAATCAATATTTCTCTGGACTCCCCTGCATCAGCCGATATTCCGGTTCGCTGGAAAGCCTCTATGCCAGTTACTGTGACCTATATTTAA
- the faeD gene encoding F4 (K88) fimbrial usher FaeD has product MTPKVKRYVLFDEAFCRAGLTLAIATAMGFGAARAGDKLDMSFIQGGAGIDRESWAALNGTYAPGRYLVDVSLNSKDVGKQILNVTPHETEALCLTQSWLEKSGIYLSREYFREGYDGSRQCYVLSKAPSVKVDFDVSTQSLALAIPQRGLIKMPESVEWDYGTSAFRVNYNANANTGRNNMSAFGSADLKANIGRWVVNSTATASGGKGGGNETSLDMFTATRSIRSLRADLAVGKTQTGNSLLGSAGTYGMSLSRNNSMVPGNPGYVPVFSGSANGPSRVTLSQNGRILYSEMVPAGPFSIADVPLYNSGDVTMKVTGENGKTQEQVFPLSVIGGQLSPGQHQFSIAAGLPDNDSDMEGGVFAASYGYGFNGLTLQAGGVFNQHWLGGSVGAVVGLGYLGAVSAQGAYMAAKYQKQPNRSGNKVQLAWTKQLAMTNTGLRLSWSRQHEAFETMSSFTPSNNPTGLWQNDNKGRRIKDEFNGGISQPIGGLFSLSMSGWQRSYYPQSARYGYAADNGQETGATGTLSTQIKGASLNIGTSGSRNSQGENNWALSASISVPFTLLERKYSSSTSINSSRGGGLGINSGVSGSLSDSFSYGLGGGRDGDGGTSSYLNASFAGERAWMSGALNQSTSGGTSGSVSASGSMMGMPAAGGILLSRTTGDTVAVVNVKDTPGVKVSSGYGETDSDGNLVVAVNSYDVNTVTVEAGSLPLNTELTTTSHRVVPSDKAVIWMPFEALKVRRYLLQVKQKDGAFVAGGTWARDDKNTPLGFIANHGVLLINTVDVPGDITLGQCRIPAAKLQETEKLQEITCE; this is encoded by the coding sequence ATGACGCCTAAGGTGAAGAGGTATGTGCTATTTGACGAAGCTTTCTGCCGTGCTGGCCTGACTCTTGCCATCGCAACGGCCATGGGGTTTGGTGCGGCTCGTGCCGGAGATAAGCTGGACATGTCCTTTATTCAGGGCGGAGCTGGCATTGACAGGGAAAGCTGGGCTGCATTGAATGGGACTTATGCTCCCGGGCGTTATCTGGTGGATGTCTCGTTGAACAGTAAGGATGTTGGTAAGCAGATTCTGAACGTTACGCCGCATGAAACCGAGGCACTGTGCCTTACGCAAAGCTGGCTTGAAAAATCCGGCATATACCTTAGTCGTGAATACTTTCGTGAGGGGTACGACGGGAGCCGACAGTGTTATGTCCTGTCGAAAGCGCCATCAGTGAAGGTGGATTTTGATGTTTCCACCCAAAGCCTGGCGCTGGCTATACCGCAGAGGGGGCTGATAAAAATGCCGGAAAGCGTGGAATGGGACTATGGGACTTCAGCGTTTCGGGTCAACTACAACGCTAACGCCAATACCGGGCGAAACAACATGTCTGCGTTCGGTTCGGCAGACCTTAAGGCGAATATCGGTCGCTGGGTAGTGAACTCGACGGCCACGGCCAGCGGTGGGAAAGGTGGAGGTAATGAGACCTCTCTGGACATGTTCACAGCCACCCGATCTATCCGCTCGCTCCGTGCAGATCTGGCCGTTGGCAAAACCCAAACCGGCAACAGCCTGCTGGGCAGTGCAGGGACATATGGGATGTCTCTGTCACGAAACAATAGCATGGTGCCGGGCAACCCTGGATACGTCCCGGTTTTTTCGGGAAGTGCAAACGGGCCATCTCGCGTCACTCTGTCCCAGAACGGACGCATATTGTACTCGGAGATGGTACCGGCGGGGCCGTTCTCCATCGCCGATGTCCCGTTGTACAACAGTGGAGACGTCACCATGAAGGTGACAGGCGAGAACGGTAAAACACAGGAACAGGTATTTCCTCTGTCAGTGATCGGTGGGCAGCTTAGCCCGGGACAGCACCAGTTCAGCATTGCTGCCGGGTTACCCGACAACGACAGTGACATGGAAGGAGGGGTGTTTGCCGCGTCCTATGGTTACGGTTTTAACGGTCTTACCCTGCAGGCTGGTGGTGTGTTCAATCAGCACTGGCTGGGAGGCAGTGTCGGTGCCGTGGTGGGGCTGGGGTATCTCGGAGCCGTTTCTGCGCAAGGGGCATACATGGCGGCGAAATACCAAAAACAGCCGAACCGCAGTGGCAATAAAGTCCAGCTGGCCTGGACAAAGCAGCTGGCAATGACCAACACCGGGCTGCGGCTGAGCTGGTCCAGGCAACATGAAGCCTTTGAGACGATGTCTTCTTTTACCCCGTCGAATAACCCGACAGGGCTGTGGCAGAACGATAATAAGGGCCGCCGCATCAAGGACGAGTTCAACGGCGGTATCAGTCAACCGATTGGCGGGCTGTTTAGCCTGTCGATGTCGGGCTGGCAAAGGAGCTATTACCCGCAAAGTGCTCGTTATGGCTATGCGGCGGATAATGGTCAGGAGACGGGAGCCACCGGTACGCTCAGTACCCAGATCAAAGGGGCAAGCCTGAACATCGGTACTTCAGGCTCCAGGAATTCACAGGGTGAGAACAACTGGGCGCTGTCTGCTTCGATCTCCGTGCCGTTTACGCTGTTGGAGCGTAAATACAGCAGCAGCACGTCGATCAACAGCAGCAGAGGAGGCGGACTGGGAATAAATAGCGGCGTCTCTGGATCATTGAGCGACAGCTTTAGCTACGGCCTGGGGGGCGGTCGCGACGGTGACGGCGGAACCAGCAGTTACCTGAATGCATCGTTTGCGGGTGAGCGAGCATGGATGAGTGGGGCGCTGAATCAATCCACGTCAGGAGGAACCAGCGGGTCGGTATCAGCCAGTGGTTCTATGATGGGGATGCCGGCGGCCGGGGGGATCCTGCTCAGTCGCACCACCGGTGACACGGTGGCAGTGGTAAACGTGAAAGATACGCCTGGCGTGAAGGTCAGTTCCGGTTATGGCGAAACGGATAGCGACGGCAACCTGGTCGTTGCGGTGAACAGCTATGACGTGAACACGGTGACCGTGGAGGCCGGCAGCCTGCCGTTGAATACAGAATTGACCACAACCAGTCATAGGGTGGTGCCGTCGGACAAGGCGGTAATATGGATGCCTTTTGAAGCATTAAAAGTGCGCCGCTACCTGCTACAGGTGAAACAGAAGGACGGGGCGTTCGTCGCGGGCGGCACCTGGGCACGCGACGATAAAAACACGCCGCTGGGCTTTATCGCTAACCACGGTGTACTGCTGATTAACACGGTTGACGTGCCCGGTGATATCACGCTTGGGCAGTGCCGAATACCGGCAGCGAAGCTGCAAGAGACAGAAAAGTTACAGGAGATAACGTGTGAATAA
- a CDS encoding fimbria/pilus periplasmic chaperone, with translation MNKVGTVKQLFGNKRIKALGLTLALALTIQSPQASLATDQTRYIFRGDKDSLSITVTNNDRQRTFGGQAWLDNIVEKDTRPTFVATPSFFKVKPNGQQSLRIIMASDHLPQDKESVYWLNLQDIPPALGGSGIAIALRTKLKLFYRPKALLEGRKGAEEGISLRSQSGGKTILVNTTPYIYAIGSLQDKSGKTLDVSNDTAQKLLMFMPGDEVAVSGNVVKVDSLNDYGERQSWTINQKQPVNAVGPTEEKPAGGT, from the coding sequence GTGAATAAGGTTGGCACAGTAAAACAGCTTTTCGGCAATAAACGGATAAAAGCATTGGGATTGACGCTGGCATTGGCGTTGACGATCCAGAGCCCGCAGGCATCGTTGGCAACAGATCAGACGCGTTACATCTTTCGTGGAGACAAAGATAGCCTGTCCATTACGGTAACCAACAACGACAGGCAGCGAACGTTCGGAGGGCAGGCCTGGTTAGATAATATCGTTGAGAAAGATACACGCCCAACGTTTGTGGCTACGCCGTCGTTTTTTAAGGTGAAACCAAACGGTCAGCAGTCGCTACGGATCATCATGGCATCGGACCATTTGCCGCAGGACAAAGAGTCCGTCTACTGGCTGAACCTGCAGGATATTCCACCGGCGCTGGGCGGCAGTGGCATTGCCATTGCACTGCGCACCAAGCTGAAACTCTTTTATCGTCCTAAAGCCCTGCTGGAAGGCCGTAAAGGGGCGGAAGAAGGCATCAGCCTGCGGTCTCAGTCAGGCGGTAAAACAATACTGGTCAATACCACGCCATACATCTATGCCATCGGCAGCCTGCAGGATAAGTCGGGTAAGACGTTGGATGTGAGCAACGATACGGCCCAGAAGCTGCTGATGTTTATGCCGGGAGACGAGGTGGCGGTGAGCGGGAATGTAGTGAAGGTGGATTCGCTGAATGATTACGGTGAGCGGCAATCCTGGACAATTAACCAGAAACAGCCAGTCAATGCGGTCGGGCCAACGGAAGAAAAGCCCGCCGGGGGAACATGA
- a CDS encoding DUF5462 family protein — protein sequence MKDKVIQFMLTVLVVLTIAPSPLLASRDKEKVMYLGVLNGQVQGNSVVKVTRTLPDPVLFRAEPPDTLPHSLIVRSAVGRPASGGTAWVTVKQVQPESGQEARITLKTLLMVDGQKVPLIFTPQGVDMVITLPTAEKNVELRTDSPAELEVPANYRGNVQLALQVEGEQAS from the coding sequence ATGAAAGACAAGGTAATCCAATTCATGCTGACGGTGCTGGTGGTGCTGACCATAGCCCCGTCACCGCTGCTGGCCAGCCGCGATAAAGAAAAGGTGATGTACCTCGGCGTGTTGAATGGCCAGGTGCAGGGCAACAGTGTGGTAAAGGTCACGCGCACGCTGCCGGATCCCGTGCTGTTCCGGGCGGAGCCGCCAGATACGCTGCCGCACAGCCTGATTGTCCGCAGTGCTGTAGGTCGGCCGGCGTCTGGCGGTACGGCCTGGGTAACCGTTAAGCAGGTACAGCCTGAAAGCGGGCAGGAGGCGCGGATCACGCTGAAGACCCTGCTAATGGTTGATGGTCAAAAAGTACCGCTGATCTTTACACCGCAGGGAGTTGATATGGTGATAACACTGCCAACGGCGGAGAAAAATGTGGAACTAAGGACAGATTCTCCGGCCGAGCTGGAGGTCCCGGCGAATTATCGGGGCAATGTGCAGTTAGCACTGCAGGTGGAGGGCGAACAGGCATCTTGA
- a CDS encoding fimbrial protein A precursor, which produces MKKVINFIFLLLAGAGEACAIAPGTMVQRTLFSADVVSSACHVVVEAVGGGGSRLIFDNYRKSIAAAVPPRDFIVRLFEPGATVQGCSAFLAGQIATMDFGNPGQLDAGGVVTRGAGDGIRVEVRALDAQADFRGRLTQENHSVNYPVDFAAKGQLRFRAQSVIPHGVKAGEYSGALSFVVIYQ; this is translated from the coding sequence ATGAAAAAAGTAATCAACTTTATTTTCCTGCTGCTGGCAGGTGCGGGTGAAGCTTGCGCTATTGCACCGGGTACGATGGTACAACGCACGCTATTTAGCGCTGATGTTGTGTCTTCTGCCTGTCATGTGGTTGTCGAAGCCGTGGGTGGCGGAGGCAGCCGCCTGATATTTGATAACTACCGCAAATCCATTGCGGCTGCCGTGCCGCCGCGGGATTTTATCGTGCGACTGTTTGAACCTGGTGCCACCGTACAGGGTTGCTCTGCATTTCTGGCCGGTCAGATAGCCACGATGGACTTTGGCAACCCGGGGCAGCTAGACGCCGGAGGCGTGGTAACCCGCGGTGCCGGGGACGGGATTCGGGTGGAGGTTCGGGCTTTGGATGCCCAGGCTGATTTTCGTGGGCGGCTGACGCAGGAAAACCACAGCGTAAATTATCCGGTGGATTTCGCTGCGAAGGGCCAACTTCGTTTCCGCGCACAATCCGTTATTCCGCATGGAGTTAAGGCTGGAGAATACAGCGGAGCCCTCTCCTTTGTGGTCATTTATCAATAA
- a CDS encoding pentapeptide repeat-containing protein, producing MTQLMSNREYFTQAYARLDLSSCGIENTLFEECEFEHCNFTAAQFSRCKFIDCDFRHCNLSLMEIPASRFNHVSFHECKLSGVDWTQAYWPAFNLDPGLHFNKSILSHASFFGLKLPGMKMEECKLHEVDFRECDLAGAEMTECDLYGSLFNHTDLSAADFTDSWDYRIDVLNNTVARAKFSRQEAVTLLESLGIELVD from the coding sequence ATGACGCAATTGATGAGTAATAGGGAATATTTTACGCAAGCCTATGCCAGGCTTGATCTGTCCTCATGCGGTATTGAGAATACCCTCTTCGAAGAATGTGAATTTGAACATTGCAACTTCACTGCCGCTCAGTTTTCCCGCTGTAAATTTATCGACTGCGACTTTCGTCATTGCAATCTGAGCCTGATGGAAATACCGGCATCGCGCTTTAACCATGTCAGTTTCCACGAGTGCAAGCTAAGTGGCGTAGACTGGACGCAGGCATACTGGCCGGCTTTCAACCTCGACCCCGGCTTGCATTTCAACAAAAGTATTTTGTCGCATGCATCTTTTTTCGGTCTGAAGCTACCGGGCATGAAAATGGAGGAGTGTAAACTGCATGAAGTTGATTTCAGGGAATGTGATCTGGCAGGTGCTGAGATGACGGAGTGCGACCTGTACGGGAGCCTTTTCAATCATACTGACCTGAGCGCAGCGGATTTCACCGACTCCTGGGACTATCGTATCGACGTGCTGAATAACACAGTCGCACGCGCTAAATTTTCGCGTCAGGAAGCCGTAACATTATTGGAAAGCCTGGGTATTGAACTGGTTGATTGA